The following coding sequences lie in one Arachis ipaensis cultivar K30076 chromosome B03, Araip1.1, whole genome shotgun sequence genomic window:
- the LOC107628822 gene encoding auxin-induced protein 15A-like, which produces MGFRLPAIRRASSEVPKGYLAVYVGEKMKRFVIPVSYLNQPLFQELLNQAEEEFGYDHPMGGLTIPCSEDAFLDLKSRLA; this is translated from the coding sequence ATGGGATTCCGTTTACCTGCTATTAGAAGGGCATCATCAGAAGTTCCGAAAGGCTATCTCGCAGTCTATGTTGGAGAGAAAATGAAGCGGTTCGTGATTCCTGTATCATACTTGAATCAACCTTTGTTTCAAGAATTACTAAACCAAGCCGAAGAAGAATTCGGATATGATCATCCAATGGGTGGTCTCACAATTCCTTGTAGTGAAGATGCTTTCTTAGATCTCAAGTCTCGCTTAGCTTGA
- the LOC107628813 gene encoding auxin-induced protein 6B-like, with protein sequence MGFRFPVIRKASFSARQAASKSVEVPKGYLAVYVGENQKRFVIPISYLNQPAFQDLLSQAEEEFGYDHPMGGLTIPCSEHVFQLITSRLN encoded by the coding sequence aTGGGTTTCCGTTTTCCTGTCATCCGAAAGGCATCATTCTCTGCTAGGCAAGCAGCTTCAAAATCTGTAGAAGTCCCAAAGGGGTATCTTGCAGTGTATGTCGGAGAGAACCAGAAGCGTTTTGTGATTCCCATTTCATATTTGAACCAACCTGCATTCCAAGACTTGTTGAGTCAAGCTGAGGAAGAGTTTGGATATGATCATCCCATGGGAGGTCTCACAATTCCCTGCAGTGAACATGTCTTCCAGTTAATCACATCTCGCTTGAATTGA
- the LOC107628817 gene encoding auxin-induced protein X10A-like has protein sequence MGFRIPSIRRAAKTISKGLEVPKGYLAVYVGDNMRRFVIPISYLNQPLFQELLSQVEEEYGYDHPMGGLTIPCSEDEFLNIDSRLNEM, from the coding sequence ATGGGTTTCCGGATTCCAAGTATTAGAAGGGCAGCAAAAACAATTTCCAAGGGACTTGAAGTACCAAAAGGCTACCTTGCAGTCTATGTTGGAGACAATATGAGGCGGTTTGTGATTCCGATATCATACTTGAACCAACctttatttcaagaattgttgaGTCAAGTTGAAGAAGAATATGGATATGATCATCCAATGGGTGGTCTTACAATCCCATGCAGTGAGGATGAGTTTCTAAACATCGATTCTCGCTTGAATGAGATGTAG
- the LOC107628816 gene encoding auxin-induced protein 10A5-like, with protein sequence MGFRLSSIVRKASFTSSSKAMEVPKGYLAVYVGEKMKRFVIPISYLNQPSFQDLLSQAEEEFGYDHPMGGLTIPFEENMFLDITSRLS encoded by the coding sequence ATGGGTTTTCGGTTATCCAGTATTGTAAGAAAGGCATCATTTACTTCGTCTTCAAAAGCTATGGAAGTGCCAAAGGGTTATCTTGCAGTTTACGTTGGAGAGAAAATGAAGCGGTTTGTGATCCCTATATCATACTTGAACCAGCCTTCATTTCAAGACTTGCTAAGTCAAGCTGAGGAAGAATTTGGATACGATCATCCAATGGGTGGTCTCACAATTCCTTTTGAAGAAAATATGTTCTTAGATATCACTTCTCGCTTGAGTTGA